A genomic segment from Gemmatimonas sp. encodes:
- a CDS encoding alpha/beta hydrolase, translating to MSMPRSTPRAIIAGFVLSLLLPMVSPLAAQRAGYVTAPDGARLFYRSAGRGTDTLVAIHGGPGVDLESIAGDFVPLTLMHTVIFYDQRGAGRSTLPTDTTTLSATQQIADLEAVRVHFGIDRLTLIAHSYGPLLAATYAIAHPEHMRRMILIGPVPPRRGEFWARFAKNSAARMDSMLRRQSAEANRRLQRATSDEDIRSACRDYWRAAMVPRLAEPARTLPMIHADLCASDARGIRFGLTTTNRLVMGSYGDWDIRPQLRTLRVPTLVIHGEQEAIPMDLVEEWISSLPNATLVRVPRAAHFAYAERPDVVWPAVEAFLKR from the coding sequence ATGAGTATGCCCCGGTCTACGCCCCGCGCGATCATCGCCGGGTTCGTGCTGTCTCTCCTGCTCCCGATGGTGTCGCCGTTAGCGGCGCAACGTGCGGGCTACGTGACCGCGCCCGACGGCGCCCGCTTGTTTTATCGGAGTGCGGGTCGCGGCACCGATACGCTGGTCGCGATCCACGGCGGCCCGGGCGTAGACCTCGAGAGCATCGCAGGAGACTTCGTACCGCTCACCCTAATGCACACGGTGATCTTCTATGACCAGCGCGGGGCCGGTCGGTCGACGTTGCCCACCGATACCACGACGCTCTCCGCGACGCAGCAAATCGCCGACCTGGAGGCCGTTCGCGTACACTTCGGCATCGACCGTCTCACGCTGATCGCGCATTCGTATGGACCGTTGCTCGCGGCGACATACGCCATCGCGCATCCAGAGCACATGCGCCGGATGATTCTCATCGGCCCAGTGCCGCCGCGGCGCGGCGAGTTCTGGGCGCGTTTCGCCAAGAACTCGGCGGCGCGCATGGACAGCATGCTGCGGCGTCAGTCGGCCGAGGCCAATCGCCGATTGCAGCGGGCCACCAGCGACGAGGACATCCGGTCGGCCTGCCGCGACTACTGGCGTGCGGCGATGGTGCCGCGTCTTGCCGAGCCGGCACGCACGCTGCCGATGATTCATGCTGACCTGTGTGCGTCCGATGCGCGCGGCATTCGCTTTGGCCTCACGACCACGAATCGGCTGGTGATGGGTTCGTACGGCGATTGGGATATCCGGCCGCAGCTGCGGACACTGCGGGTGCCCACGCTGGTGATTCACGGCGAGCAGGAGGCGATCCCGATGGATCTGGTCGAGGAATGGATCTCTTCACTGCCGAACGCGACGCTGGTGCGTGTGCCGCGCGCGGCGCATTTCGCTTACGCCGAGCGCCCCGATGTGGTGTGGCCGGCGGTGGAGGCTTTCTTGAAGCGGTGA
- a CDS encoding dipeptide epimerase, with amino-acid sequence MITGAVAIEQWDLVEPFEIARGVMTAIPLVMLTLTDSAGNVGRAEAAGVDYDGETPEMLQAQVEYVLPLVVAAAPGDTVNDATLQAVQELLPSGGARNAIDCALWDLRAKQSGIPAWRQANLPPLLPLTTVFTLGLGSESDTRRKARAARGYPLLKIKCDADRHIDVVRWVREEHPTARIAVDANQSWTRELLERVLPPLAALGVEMVEQPVKRFEDAQLDGLQSPLPLAADESCVDRESLAALFGRYQFINIKLDKCGGLTEALKMSTEALAHGLQLMVGNMCGTSLGMAPGFLVGQRCGYVDLDGPLLQSRDRDHAIVFTDGVMQPPLPALWG; translated from the coding sequence ATGATCACCGGCGCTGTTGCCATCGAGCAGTGGGACTTGGTGGAGCCCTTCGAAATCGCGCGTGGTGTGATGACGGCGATTCCCTTGGTCATGCTCACGCTCACCGATAGCGCGGGCAACGTGGGCCGAGCGGAGGCGGCGGGCGTCGACTACGACGGCGAAACGCCGGAGATGCTGCAGGCGCAGGTCGAGTACGTGCTGCCGCTGGTCGTGGCGGCCGCACCGGGCGACACGGTGAATGACGCGACGCTGCAAGCCGTGCAGGAGTTGCTCCCCTCGGGGGGCGCGCGCAACGCCATCGACTGCGCGCTCTGGGATCTGCGCGCCAAGCAGTCGGGCATCCCCGCCTGGCGACAGGCGAATCTCCCGCCTTTGCTTCCGCTCACCACCGTGTTCACGCTCGGACTCGGCAGCGAATCTGATACGCGTCGTAAAGCGCGGGCGGCGCGGGGCTATCCGTTGCTCAAGATCAAGTGCGACGCCGATCGTCACATCGACGTCGTACGATGGGTGCGCGAAGAACATCCCACCGCGCGCATCGCCGTCGACGCCAATCAATCCTGGACCCGTGAGCTGCTCGAACGCGTCCTGCCGCCGTTGGCCGCACTCGGCGTCGAGATGGTCGAGCAACCGGTGAAGCGATTCGAGGACGCGCAGCTCGACGGGCTGCAGTCACCACTGCCTCTGGCCGCCGACGAGTCGTGTGTCGATCGCGAATCTTTGGCCGCGCTGTTCGGGCGATATCAGTTCATCAACATCAAGCTCGACAAGTGCGGCGGTCTCACCGAAGCGCTGAAGATGTCGACTGAGGCACTCGCGCACGGACTGCAACTCATGGTGGGCAACATGTGCGGCACGTCGTTGGGGATGGCACCGGGCTTTCTCGTGGGGCAGCGCTGCGGCTACGTCGACCTGGATGGCCCGCTGCTGCAATCGCGCGATCGCGACCATGCCATCGTGTTCACTGACGGCGTGATGCAGCCGCCCCTGCCTGCGCTTTGGGGCTAA
- the solA gene encoding N-methyl-L-tryptophan oxidase yields the protein MIRDFDVIVAGVGGMGSAAAYHLAFRGLRVLALEQHDLGHGFGSSHGLTRIIRLAYFEDPSYVPLLRRAFTLWRELERGLDEPLLHVTGGLDVGYAGSQVFEGSLRSCREHALPHEVLDASALASRFPGWQPAANAMAVYQPDAGFLTPERCIQAYVDRARSLGADVRARERVRDYTASGGTVRVRTDRGEYEAAQLVLTAGPWMPELAPALRSLLVPERQVLGWFDIADRARFAPSAFPVFVLEADEGIYYGFPEYGVPGFKIGRYHHLHERVHPDTVDRVCHARDETALRDAVSRYFPAANGAMRSSAVCLFTNTPDEHFIIDRAPDAPEVLLVSPCSGHGFKFCSVIGEICADLVQHGTTSHDIALIGLGRFAVP from the coding sequence GTGATTCGTGATTTCGACGTGATCGTCGCCGGCGTTGGCGGTATGGGCAGCGCCGCGGCGTATCACCTTGCTTTCCGTGGTCTGCGTGTGCTGGCCCTTGAACAGCACGACCTCGGGCATGGGTTCGGCTCGTCGCACGGGCTCACCCGCATTATCCGCCTGGCGTACTTCGAGGATCCATCATACGTGCCGTTGCTGCGCCGCGCGTTTACCCTCTGGCGCGAACTCGAGCGCGGCCTTGACGAGCCACTGCTGCATGTCACCGGCGGGCTCGACGTGGGATATGCCGGCAGTCAGGTGTTCGAGGGATCGCTCCGCAGCTGCCGCGAACACGCCTTGCCGCATGAGGTGCTCGACGCGTCGGCGCTGGCGTCGCGCTTTCCGGGATGGCAGCCGGCGGCAAACGCGATGGCCGTGTATCAGCCCGACGCCGGATTTCTCACCCCGGAGCGCTGTATTCAGGCCTACGTCGACCGCGCTCGATCGCTGGGCGCCGACGTTCGCGCGCGGGAGCGCGTGCGCGACTACACGGCCAGCGGCGGGACCGTGCGCGTACGCACCGATCGCGGGGAGTACGAGGCCGCCCAACTCGTTCTGACCGCCGGACCATGGATGCCGGAGCTAGCTCCCGCACTACGCTCGCTGCTCGTACCCGAACGCCAGGTGCTCGGCTGGTTCGACATCGCCGACCGCGCCCGCTTCGCGCCGTCGGCGTTTCCGGTCTTCGTGCTCGAAGCCGACGAGGGCATCTACTACGGCTTCCCCGAATACGGCGTGCCCGGCTTCAAGATTGGGCGCTATCACCATCTCCACGAGCGCGTGCATCCGGATACCGTAGACCGCGTCTGTCATGCCCGTGACGAAACGGCACTGCGTGACGCCGTGTCCCGCTATTTTCCCGCAGCCAACGGTGCGATGCGGTCGTCGGCCGTGTGCCTCTTCACGAACACGCCCGACGAGCACTTCATCATCGATCGCGCCCCGGACGCGCCGGAAGTCCTACTGGTGTCACCCTGTTCGGGGCACGGCTTCAAATTTTGCAGTGTGATCGGCGAGATTTGCGCCGATCTCGTCCAGCACGGTACCACGTCGCACGACATCGCATTGATCGGTCTCGGGCGGTTTGCGGTGCCCTGA